The Acidaminococcus fermentans DSM 20731 sequence TCTTCTCCGATTCGGTGGCTCCCGGTACCCGGATCACCCGGACGGTTACAGTAGGCTCCGGGGCCAGCGTCCAGATCTATGTGAACGGAGAATTGGCGGAGGATAAGGCTCTGTGAGTACGGCAACAGGGAGAATCATCAAAACCTACAACGGGTATTACTACGTGGCGGGAGACGACGGAGTCCTGTACACCTGCAAGGTGAAAGGGCGGATGAAGCAGAAACGCTTCATCATGGCCGCCGGCGACCGGGTGGAACTGGAAGCCCAGGGGGCGGAAGGGATGATCCGCCAGGTGCTTCCCCGGCAGAACCTGCTCCAGCGCCCTCTGGTGGCCAATCTGGATTGTCTGATGGCGGTCTTTGCCTGCGGGGATCCGGATCCCAGTTTCCTGCTGGTGGACAAACTGCTGGCCCTGGCGGAAGCGGCGGGGATCCCGGCGGCTCTGGTCCTGAACAAACGGGACCTGGCGCCGGCGGGACTCATCGACCGGTTCCGGTCCATCTATGAGCCCCTGGGCTATCCGGTACTTCCGGTGGAGGCCCGGGAAGGCCTGGGACTGGAACCCATCCTGGAGCGGGTCAAAGGCCATACGGTGGCTTTTGGCGGCCCTTCCGGGGCCGGGAAATCCACCCTGCTGAACCATCTGGATCCGTCCCTGACCCTGAAAACCGGTCACGTAAGCAGCAAGATCGGCCGGGGGCGGCATACCACCCGGTTTGCAGAACTGCTGCCCTTTGCCGGAGGATATATTGTGGATACCCCCGGTTTCGGGAACATCGACCTGTCCGAACTCCAGA is a genomic window containing:
- the rsgA gene encoding ribosome small subunit-dependent GTPase A; the protein is MSTATGRIIKTYNGYYYVAGDDGVLYTCKVKGRMKQKRFIMAAGDRVELEAQGAEGMIRQVLPRQNLLQRPLVANLDCLMAVFACGDPDPSFLLVDKLLALAEAAGIPAALVLNKRDLAPAGLIDRFRSIYEPLGYPVLPVEAREGLGLEPILERVKGHTVAFGGPSGAGKSTLLNHLDPSLTLKTGHVSSKIGRGRHTTRFAELLPFAGGYIVDTPGFGNIDLSELQMDQAADGFREIRKQEGLCRFTGCTHTHEPDCEVKAAVERGEIAPSRYASYCTIRQELADPKKRGKKS